The stretch of DNA atcgtaAATTCGGTTCGTACCAAAAGGTGGACGGGTAATtaaggttttataaaataaaaatacacaaatatacatGATATGTCATTTATTATCAGGCCctgttttgtaatattagaaaatatcattttatctATTACATAACGATTTTTTACTATTAGACAAATACTTATGATTTATATctaagataaattatttatattgtgcaTTGCTAAGATATCACTAACAGTAACATTGCATTATTTGATGCACTACAttcgtgtaatataatttcaaaatatcaaacgatcaatataacataatacataaaaattgtGACAATATCACTTTTAATATTCCCTACAATGGTAGGCCAAGGTCCTTTTACTTGAGCTAGAGTGTATTTCTAAGTTAtgatttcgaaaaaagtattgaatttgacttgaCTAGTAAAACTGAGCACTCAATCAGCCCTCACTCGACCTGGGTGTCAAGTCGTGTCCATGATTATGATCActccaataaaataattgtcaatataaattgtatttcaCAATAAATCCTATATCAAATAAAGTTCGAATAAATACTATAAGttcgtataaattattttaaaaattgatatcgttatgtattttattatgtaaacgaTTGTATTATCTACTATATTGATTATGATTAGGTACACAATTTCCTTTATTGTCATAAATTGTTTGAACGATTTTCAaactacaatttaattttaaatacatcatTTTCGTTCCAAATATGGAATTCGttaatgtagataataattaatactttgaaatattatacctataaacaagataatatgaataataaatgtatttcataAAACCAATCTCATAAATATAAcaactacttaattttatttaaatgcaaataTACAATACCTAGGTATATCATTTTATCTACTAGATCCGATAACAAAtcatattaaatatgttttgctAAAACTAATACGTATGATGTAGGTAAGCCGTGATTTCGTTAAACGTTGTCATTACTTAATGGATAGGTATATGCATTACATAGAAATAGGCATGTAACGTAATGTAATgcagaaaaataaatgttctataTAATTGTTGTAATATATACAACCGTCTCAGCTAATTCCCATCACCGACATACCagtcaatttaataaataactaaataatactaACACAAAGAATACAAACATATTCGTTTGCACACCGCGTCATGACGTCCTTCCAGATATCGTATACCACCGAAACGGCTCGTGTAACTTAtcattataagtatttatcGATTTTATCACTTATTTGCTAAGTCAAAAAGTAGATAATCCTGTACTACCAAATTAAACTGAGAGCAGCACTGTACCACGTTTCTGGTTTACGATTCTTGAAATATTCTGCGTTCGTTACCGGCTTAGTCTCGTCTGTAGGGTCCTCTTCGAAAATGTTCACTAGAGATTTCTTAATACCGAACTTAAAGAAAGCCAAGTATGGGAAGTATCTCATTAGGAATACGCTGAACCAGAAATTGAGGTTGATGTAAAGTCTGCCTAAATATGAGGAGTATAAAGTCGAGTATTGGTTGAACATGAACATCTTGTATTTGGCCTTGAAAGTGAGGTGCTTGTAGTAAGGCGATGTCTCGATGGTGTTGAAGTCTTTGTAGTAGAGCAGGCGCGGCGGGATCTTCGGGAGACCGTCTACTGCCGGCTTGCTCATAAATTCCGTAGAATCCACCCCTGCGGAATAAAATAACAGCACTTATAATCTGCTATACCCATTACCCTATCTTGTTACTGGCAGAGATATAAGAATGGCAACGTCATTGTAAATGTAATTGGCGTACCACACGCTCAGCTTCATCACAGTTCTGGCTGCGCAAGCTTATCGCATGAAAATTCTGTACAGGGACAGCATTACCAAATGGAACAGTTAAGTTCGCGCAGGCTACATTCTTTTCAAAATTATCGGCGTGGAAACATTGAACGCTCAACTACGCACACAAGCAAGTCCGCGCCGGCAAAATTTCAAACAAGTCACAAAATGTGCAGGCCGCGCTTTGCGGTTATGCCAACCACACGCGCGATGTTCCATATACAATTCGGCTTTCGCAGGCAAAAGTGTGGTGAAGCTTGAGCGTGTAGTAGCCCCATTAGataataacagaaaaaatataatctgtAAACTATGGAACAATTTAAACTTACTAGGCCAACATATTAGGACTACGACCAATCACATGTTCAACATAGGCAGCATAAACTTACCAGTGTCAAGAGATTTCCCTTTCAGTTTTTCCTTAAGTTTCTTCTGGAAATCCATCCTATCAGATTCGGTGTAGATGTAGCCGGGCACGTCGGCCAGTACCCGGCACCAGTACAGCACGGCGTCGGTCTCGATGGTCGGGTTGATGTTCCACAAGCCCTCCAACATGACGCGGGCTGTGTGCTCGAAGTATTCGGGAACATTCTCCAGACACGGCGTGTATACTCGTTCTTTGAGGAGTTGGCACACTTCTAGGGTTTCTTCGAATGTATCGCGGGCGATGTTGTACCTGAGGAGTTACATCATCCatagttaggtacctattacattGTTTACGATCTGCTGTTTGTCCTGGTAGATTAGCAGAAACACTATGTAATTTATCAGCTcactaacataattattatgctaataTATGGAAGCTAGGCTGATAGAACTGTGTTCTGACAACCACTTGCCAAGTATAGAAGATTAAGGATTACTCGAGAAAAATGGGTCCACTGATAGAACCATGTTCCTGGTCCTGGAAATGGTCCTAGAATTCTCACCAATGGTTAATGATGCACTGTTTATGACTACAGTGGaaaattttcaaactaaaattatataactttaACTAAGCTACTTCTTTTAGCTCCTGAACTGACCTGTCTTCAATGCCGATCATGTACCCAATGACCTTCCAGGTGTAGTTATAGGCCTCCCAGTCGTCTTCATGTAGCTGTCTGATGCCAAACTTGTCTGGCTTCAGCATGGAGAACCCGATGAAACCGAACTGGGTGAGCGCCAGGTCCCTTTGTGACACCACTCCTATACCTTTGATCTTTGAAGCAAGTCCAGCCCTTAAATGTCTACTCCTCACTGCGTATAGCGATTTCCATGATCTGTGAAATAagtattttgaatttaatgaagGTGGTACAAATTAAGTACGTCTGAAGTCCTTTTACGACTTCAAAGATTGGGGCAAAGAAAATTCCAAAGGAAACAAAGGTCGCGTGGTCCGCTacttctttatattttctttagaatTCCCAACGATATAAAGTtaagataattatgaaaatattgataGCAATTAGGGACGATAACGGATTCtcagaatttcaatttaatatgaCTGCACTACATAAATTGCTTGCACGGTtcgtgtggtggctgggcaacctgcTGCGGGAAACTTATAGCGGGTTCTATTCCCACACGGATAAAatttttgtgtgatctacaaattgttgtttcgggtctgggtgtcatgcgtatgtgaacttgtatgtttgtaaacgcacctacgacacaggagaaaataatagtgtggcaatgtttaaaaaaaatacattttgcgaagtcatcattaaatataatatttacctagTTACTTAATTATACCTACACAGGGAAATACTACCAGTATTATCAAGTACGGAAGGTTTTAGCCACCAAAACATGTAACAATCCGCTTTACGTAAATGGACTCTTGCGTAcggtacttatttaattata from Spodoptera frugiperda isolate SF20-4 chromosome 11, AGI-APGP_CSIRO_Sfru_2.0, whole genome shotgun sequence encodes:
- the LOC118275197 gene encoding uncharacterized protein LOC118275197, with product MPSSAEAFVDALLTQEALDQPSDNVKPEELVLELPKWFDEEKFNKGRKFYLDNCFAFSSSMLLGLAAVFAIPSILRILISTRRSNSVYTAYRRYLSTLLHTISWFENELKPGSISWKSLYAVRSRHLRAGLASKIKGIGVVSQRDLALTQFGFIGFSMLKPDKFGIRQLHEDDWEAYNYTWKVIGYMIGIEDRYNIARDTFEETLEVCQLLKERVYTPCLENVPEYFEHTARVMLEGLWNINPTIETDAVLYWCRVLADVPGYIYTESDRMDFQKKLKEKLKGKSLDTGVDSTEFMSKPAVDGLPKIPPRLLYYKDFNTIETSPYYKHLTFKAKYKMFMFNQYSTLYSSYLGRLYINLNFWFSVFLMRYFPYLAFFKFGIKKSLVNIFEEDPTDETKPVTNAEYFKNRKPETWYSAALSLIW